The Antedon mediterranea chromosome 11, ecAntMedi1.1, whole genome shotgun sequence genome window below encodes:
- the LOC140062020 gene encoding adhesion G-protein coupled receptor V1-like — protein MMLLVVLLSQIAILLAQNAQVSFLETAISVGEFDDSSFTLRVQKTGRSDTSISILIDIISPTEGIANDFRVPYNQFIEFSAGDAVETQETTWYILNDDIPEDDEVFTFELSVLSGAGQVTVSQGISRVTIEANDDAYGIIGFSSVGPLVISEDPFEETIVNVTCSRERGAFSSVSATFEIMGIELTDGSGPDDILPSSGSVVFKNNQSESILSLRIIPDQIPENEETFEIRLLEATDGAKLDGSLSKLTLKILKNDSPLQFAQAFYLYEEDAGAALITVNRGLAEDGVTQLGPDDETVTVGYFMGSSSGTLGLDAVASNGTLTFLPREYTKTITITILSDNIPEIGEDFEIILANSSSNAVIAEPSVAVLTILGNDDQNGVLFLKDSSLYVTTGEDTGLNTNFIVERFGGTFGDVSINYEIVRNDSNTDDVNNDLIPSEGVVYFSEGQTSSEINITFIDDNIPEEAERYIVRILPSTVTGGASVRAPTEGQLLLVDSDDVYGVIQFSSDIDQSIAASESPRKLKLTLTRSGGLIGDILVNVTITYELPGEEESTIGIEDILDLASETTTVFPQDLSIHRFSINIQNDAYLSVNAVFKATLQEVDLLNYDTILPPSSPRIGVKDVVSLEVSPAEANSDVGFDQNSLKLEVEEPEEDAFTVYSIEFNKRRYIWLRITSMACVRGWW, from the exons ATGATGCTATTAGTGGTACTGCTATCCCAGATTGCCATTCTGCTGGCCCAGAATGCACAAGTCTCCTTTTTGGAAACCGCTATATCTGTTGGAGAATTTGATGACTCATCATTTACCTTAAGAGTACAGAAAACAGGCAGAAGTGATACAAGTatctcaatattaattgatataataagT CCTACAGAAGGAATTGCAAACGATTTCAGAGTGCCATACAATCAGTTTATAGAATTTAGTGCAGGTGATGCAGTGGAAACGCAAGAAACAACATGGTACATACTGAATGATGACATACCAGAGGATGATGAAGTCTTCACCTTTGAACTTAGTGTCTTGTCTGGTGCTGGACAAGTAACTGTTAGTCAAGGTATCTCCAGGGTTACAATAGAAGCTAATGATGATGCTTATGGTATTATTGGATTTTCTTCA GTTGGACCATTGGTCATCTCTGAAGATCCATTTGAAGAAACCATCGTTAATGTAACTTGTTCTCGTGAACGTGGAGCATTCTCATCAGTATCTGCCACATTTGAG ATAATGGGTATTGAACTAACTGATGGCAGTGGTCCTGATGACATTTTACCTTCTTCTGGCTCAGTGGTTTTCAAGAATAATCAAAGTGAAAGCATTTTGTCACTTCGTATAATTCCAGACCAG ATACCCGAGAATGaggaaacatttgaaataagGTTATTAGAAGCAACAGATGGTGCCAAGTTGGATGGATCATTGtcaaaattaactttaaaaattttgaaaaatgataGTCCACTGCAGTTCGCCCAGGCATTTTACTTGTATGAAGAGGACGCTGGTGCTGCTTTGATAACTGTTAACAGGGGCCTAGCAGAAGATGGAGTTACTCAGCTAGGCCCAGATGATGAGACGGTCACAGTAGGTTATTTTATGGGTTCCAGTTCTGGAACTCTAGGACTAGACGCAGTAGCATCAAATGGCACCTTGACTTTCTTACCAAGAGAATATACTAAAACAATCACTATTACAATTTTATCCGATAATATACCAGAAATTGGTGAAGACTTTGAAATTATTCTTGCAAACTCCAGTTCAAATGCTGTCATTGCTGAGCCATCTGTAGCTGTTTTAACAATTTTAGGAAATGATGATCAAAATGGAGTGCTATTTTTGAAAGATTCATCCCTGTATGTGACGACTGGTGAAGATACCggtttaaatacaaattttattgTTGAAAGATTTGGCGGGACGTTTGGCGATGTCAGCATAAATTATGAGATTGTTAGAAATGATTCAAACACTGATGATGTTAACAATGATTTGATTCCTTCTGAAGGAGTTGTTTATTTTTCTGAAGGACAAACATCTTCAGAAATTAATATAACTTTTATTGACGATAACATTCCAGAAGAAGCCGAGAGATATATTGTTAGAATTCTTCCATCAACGGTAACTGGTGGAGCATCTGTAAGAGCGCCAACTGAAGGTCAGTTGCTGCTCGTTGATAGTGATGATGTTTATGGTGTTATCCAGTTTTCATCAGACATTGATCAAAGTATTGCAGCCTCTGAGTCCCCTCGGAAATTAAAGTTAACTCTGACAAGAAGTGGAGGATTGATTGGAGATATTCTAGTCAACGTTACTATAACATATGAACTTCCAGGTGAGGAAGAGTCAACAATAGGAATTGAAG ATATTTTGGATCTTGCTTCAGAGACCACCACTGTATTTCCTCAAGATCTCTCCATTCATAGATTCTCCATCAATATTCAAAATGATGCATACCTCAGTGTCAATGCAGTCTTCAAGGCAACCTTACAAGAGGTAGATCTTCTGAACTACGATACCATACTGCCACCATCCAGCCCTCGTATTGGAGTAAAAGATGTTGTATCTTTGGAAGTGTCACCAGCAGAGGCTAATAGTGATGTTGGATTTGATCAGAATAGTCTTAAGTTAGAGGTTGAGGAACCAGAGGAAGATGCTTTTACGGTTT ATTCAATTGAATTTAACAAGAGAAGGTACATCTGGTTACGTATCACTTCTATGGCGTGTGTTAGAGGTTGGTGGTAA